The DNA sequence AAAAGTTGTCTCAGCAGATTAATAACATTGAGGAATTCACGTTTGGAAATGTTTGCAACGATAATACTAACACTATAAATGGCAGAGTATGAAACGACAAGTGATAACAATACAAGAAGATATGGTCATCTACGCCCCACATCATGGTGAGGTATGGATGACAGTTTGGGAGATTGCCGAACTGTTGAATGTAACAGGGACAGCAGTGAAGAATACCATCAAGCGCATTTGGAAACAAAGTGTGCTGAAAGATTTCCAGCTTTCTCAATACATCAAACTTGAAAATGGATATTCTGCGCATGTCTATGATATGGAAGTGATTATCGCCATAGCACTTCAAATGGATACATACCAAGCCTTGTTGTTCAGACAATGGTTTATCAGTAAGGTTGTAAACCGCAAGGATTGCCATGCAGAGCAAGTAAAACACGAGTATCCGATGATTATTGTGATGAACGGAACGATGCCAAGAGGTGCAAGTTAGAATCTCTCATCTTTTAATAAGATTCCTACACCTTTATAAATAATAGCGTACAGAGGAAACGATTTTTGTCGTTGTACCCTGTACGCTATTTTTGTTTCACTATTATGAAGCAGTACCCTCCTCTTATGAAACAGTGCCGTCGATTATCGGCTTGCGGTAATTACCAGTGAGAAGTGCTTGTATCTCGGATTCCGGATAGAGGGTTTTGCCACATAATATAATGTAGGGCAAAATGCCTTGCTTGCGATATTCCTGCAAGGTGCGGCGACTAAGCTTCAAATGCTCGGAGAGTTCCTTGTCGGTGAGGTATCGCTCCCCGTCCAAAGGTGGGCTGTAGGACTCGATGAAGGAAGACAGCCAGTTGTTGGCTTTCTTCAAGGATTGCATGGCGGTGTCTATCGACTTGCTCTCATGCGTAAGAAGTTGGTTCATGTTCATTGTTTACAATTTGGATTAAGTGGTGAATATAAAATGTGTTGGCTCGCCCAGGGTGAAGTTTTCGGCTTTGC is a window from the Segatella copri genome containing:
- a CDS encoding helix-turn-helix domain-containing protein, translated to MNMNQLLTHESKSIDTAMQSLKKANNWLSSFIESYSPPLDGERYLTDKELSEHLKLSRRTLQEYRKQGILPYIILCGKTLYPESEIQALLTGNYRKPIIDGTVS